A region of the Clupea harengus chromosome 7, Ch_v2.0.2, whole genome shotgun sequence genome:
GATCTCATAGCAGTTCTCTAAATACCAAATTAAACATAAGCCtgtttgaccaaaaaaaaaacgtcagtttttaattgtttgtttttaagtccAAAAGTTGACTCCCTAAACTCCCAACGTAATCGATTAGCCCGAGTCGAAATGTAAACAGCCCCTATTTGTTGAGCTGAAAACACTCATATGAATTCACATGAATGTGCGGTCGCGTTGTGTCGCCCGATGGCAAGAGACTATACTAAGCAAGGGTCCAGCGGGCTGGGTCTATGTCTCTCCGGCaacaatggagaaaaagggGTATTTGGGGAATAAAaactccccttcctctcactccacTTACACAATGCCCGAACCGTGTAAATCGGCAGTTGTGTTGAAGAAAGGGGCAAGACTCGATGGGAGCGCTTAGAATCCTGTTGGTTGTCGGAGGCAACGTTTGGCTCCTCTACCTGGGTCGCAGATGCGTTAAAAACCTGACACTTCTCCAGGTCGAGAGAAAGTTTTCGACGGAAAATGAACAAATGGCCCCAGTGAGTTTCCTTGTGATCTTGAAGTAAATAGTTGTTTGGGGTTTTGGAGGTCTGCAGGCTGCTCCGCACGAATTGGAAATAATCACCGTGTCAGTTTCATCTTTCTTATGCAAAGTAGCTGTCTTTGAAGGCGGATCTTTTGGCAGGTTAGTTCAGGACGACAGCGACTGCACAGCGCCCAGTTTTCACAGCAGCTCACAACTCTAAAGTCTGTTTAGCGGAGCCACTCTTGGTGGTTTGCACTGCCGCGGTTTCTTTTAAAGTTATAAAATGTTCATAACGAATTGTTCGTAGCAGGCTGAGCTGAAACTGCACAACACGGCGACTCGGTTTACAGCAATGCAGTTGTGTGGAGATACTTCAGTTTACTTCGTCTCGTGGTAACCGTGCGCAAGAGCCGTGATCAGAAGCAGAGAAGTGCCTTTTGCCGGGGAAAACGACTCTTCGCGGATGTCTGTGTAGAAAGGAAGAATTTGTAACCGTTACTTCACAACCCTCTCTGTTTTCGTGGAATTACAATACAGTTCTTTTCTTATGGACCTTTGATTATGCTCTTGAATGACTTGCGTGAACGGATTTTCAGGATCCGTTAACACGGAGTGCACGTTATCTCTGAAATGATATGAAAATCCCAGGACTTAACTTGTCTTTTTCCTTGGAATACTTTTACCTTCTTTTGGGGAACACAATGGCAATAGATTTGACTTTATTTAAATCGAAGTTGTGATTCTGCTTCGGGACGCTCAAGTTCACTAATATTACCGATACTTGACATTGCCTTTCGGGGAACCAATCGTGTGGAACATTAAACAGGGATTGTACATGATCGTATCTCGGAATTCCGAAAAGCAAATGTCCTAGTTCATGGTGCATTGGTCAATTTTAATGAGTTTAGTGTGTTGAAGGAGAAACAATGACAGTCTCATCCAGTAAGATGACTTTTCTTTGCCTGTTGCTGGCGTGCAGGGCTGCCCTCAGCTCCGTCATCAGCTCCCTGGACCCGGAGCAGCCGGGGGAGGGCCGCTGCCAGAAGATTGCCATCCCTATGTGCAAGGACATCGGCTACAACCTCACGGTCATGCCCAACCTGATGGGCCACGAGGACCAGAACGAGGCGGCGATCAAGCTGCACGAGTTCGCGCCGCTCATCCAGGTGGGCTGCCACAGCCACCTGCGCTTCTTCCTGTGCTCGCTCTACGCGCCCATGTGCTCGGAGAAGGTGTCCATGCCCATCCCCTCGTGCCGCGTGATGTGCGAGCAGGCCCAGCAGAAGTGCTCGCCCATCATGGAGAAGTTCAACTTCCACTGGCCCGACTCGCTGGACTGCTCCCGGCTGCCCACCAAGAATGACCCCAACCACCTGTGCATGGAGGCCCCCAACAACGGCTCAGACGAGCTGTCTGACTTCCAGCCCAAGAGGCCCAGCAGCAGcctaggaggaggaggaggaggaggaggagtgagtggaggaggaggtggcggtggtggtggcggtggcgtgACAGGGTCCAGCGGGAGCGGGCGCATCCCCGCGGGCAAAGACGTGTTGGAGGGGGGCCGCGAGGCCACGGCGTGCGGAGGCGGCGACCCGCGCAAGTTCCACTACGTCCAGAAGAGCGGCTCGTGCGCGCCCCGCTGCTCCCCGCGCGTGGACGTCTACTGGAGCCGCACCGACAAGCGCTTCGCGGCGGGCTGGATGGCGGCCTGGTCGGTGCTCTGCTTCGCCTCCTCCGCCTTCACCGTACTCACCTTCCTGGTGGACCCGCAGCGCTTCCGCTACCCAGAGCGGcccatcatcttcctctccatgtCCTACTGCGTCTACTCGCTGGGCTTCCTGGTGCGCCTGTCCGTGGGCTCCGACAGCGTGGCCTGCGACAGCGACGCCGGAGTCCCGTACATCATCCAGGAGGGCCTGGAGAGCACGGGCTGCACGGTGGTCTTCCTGGTGCTCTACTACTTCGGCATGGCCAGCTCCATCTGGTGGGTGATCCTCACCCTCACCTGGTTCCTGGCCGCCGGCAAGAAGTGGGGTCACGAGGCCATCGAGGCGCACAGCTCCTACTTCCACCTGGCGGCGTGGGCCGTGCCGGCGCTCAagaccatcctcatcctcaccatGAGGAAGGTGGCAGGGGACGAGCTGACGGGCCTGTGCTACGTGGGCAGCATGGACGCCGAGGCGCTGACGGCCTTCGTGCTGGCGCCGCTGGCCTGCTACCTGGCGGCGGGCACCTGCTTCCTGCTCTCGGGCTTCGTGGCGCTCTTCCACATCCGCCGCGTCATGCGCACCGGCGGCGAGAACACGCACAAGCTGGAGCGCCTCATGGTGCGCATCGGCGTCTTCTCCGTGCTCTACACCGTGCCCGCCACCTGCGTCATCGCGTGCTACTTCTACGAGCGGCTCAACATGGCGCACTGGAGGACGCTGGCTATAGAGCAGAAGTGCCTAGAAGGTGGAGGCtcgtcgtcgtcatcgtcgtcatcatcatcatcatcctcatctctgTCGTCATCGTCGTCCCAGCTGCAGGGCGGAGGTTCGGGCGAGGAGGGCGGCGAGTGCCTGCTGCGGAGCTCCATCCCGGCGGTGGAGATCTTCATGGTGAAGGTGTTCATGCAGCTCGTGGTGGGCATCACCAGCGGCATGTGGGTGTGGACCTCCAAGACGCTGCAGTCCTGGCAGGGCCTGTTTAGCCGCAAGCTGCGCAAGCGCACGCGCCGGAAGGCTGCCTGTGTCTTCACCGGCGGCGGACGCTACCTCAAGCCTCAGCCTCCCACGCTCAAGGGCCATGCCGGTAAATATGAGCCCCCCATGAGCACAGGACCCCCAGCTACCTGCGTCtgaccccacccacacacacacacactcacacacatgcatacacaccctgCAAGCTCTTGCCTCTAATCAGTTTCCTCAGTTTACCTTGGGACCTCtgaaaggaacacacactgtttcgtatttattgtgttttttatgaTAACTCACAGTAAACAAAAAACTGACTGGAATGATATACTTCTCTACGATGCCTAGAAGACAGTTTAACCCTTCTTACTGCTGCCCCCACTACCTTAATGCAGTCACAGCATTGATGGATTTTATGAAAGACATAAAGCGATAGAAAGACACTGAAATCAAAGGGGACAAAAGGGGACCAGTCTGTCTCTGGGATGTGTTGGTAAGGCCCTTCTGGAATACTGTGCCATTGATATTATTGTGAGAGGAGCTGTTTAGCACTATACACATAGTTCAGATATGATAGCTATTCAGATGTTATGGATTGAGGGGTCATAAAGATTGTGTCTCCTCTGTGCCAGagacagtgtcacacacacagacggtgtCTCTCAGTCCAGCTGCAAATGGGGACGTACGACTAAAATCACAGGGGTCCTTCACTTGCACATGGACGCCTACTGCCTGTGGCCAAAGTGTACCCAGACTGCAAACTAAATCAAACAAGCACTAGATTTTACAAAACAAAGGAGACGAGAGACGCGTTGGATGTTTCgtttcgttttgttttgttctgttttgttttagatgtttgtttttttgtacagtGAATCCTTCCTTTGTTTTGACCCCCACCTACCCCTGTTTCTCGCTCTTTTTTAGCACAATGCATTGTATATATTGATATTTTATAAGAAATGAATAAAGCTTTCTAGTTTTAAATGTTGAGAAACTAACttcagttgtttgttttgtatgcgTCGCCTTACATGTGAACAAAGCTGGGAGATAACAGatgagaaatgagaaagaaagcaaatatCAAAGGTTTGGTTTATCACAGTGTATGGTGCGATTGCTGAAAGTAATCTTTATCAGTGTTGAAATTCCTCAATTGAAatgacacacaggcagagattGCAGACCATTGTGGGATAGGGGAACAAAGGGCAGCATTGTTCTGAGCAGGTTTTTCAAAGCTTCTAATAACTGCACAGCATCAATAGATGAATCTCCAGCTGCTTGGCAAGGCACTCACTCTAGAAGAATTAGCAAGTGTGatggcattttttttactttttttcgctagggtgtatgtttgtgtataagagtctctctctctctctctctccttctctctctccctctgtgtgtgtgtgtgtgtgtgtgtgtgtgtaagcacaacAGGCACCAACCACAACCAGAGCTTACCCCcgtgctttgtttgtttgagatGGATATTCTTCTAATTAGGAAGAGGCTGGGTTATGGTTAGCCGTAAGCCTCCGTAAGCACACAGTACAGAGGCCCCGGCATAAAAGAGCTTGTTCCCAGGAAAGCCACCACTGACATGCTGGAGCGCCGGATTAGAGACTTTTGGCTGCTGCCAGACTTGGGCCCGGGCCTCCACAAGATTAGCTGCGTTTAATTGTAAGGGTCCCGGCTCTATGCATCCTGGGAAGGCTCCAGGTTTGCACTGCGGGGTTGttatcgggggggggggggggggggggggggggggggggtcagattGGGTCTGTCTCATCAGCCATGCAAAAGTGGTTTGCTTGGATTGTTTCATCACAGCGTTTATTACTTGAGTCTTGAGCATTCAGTGAGCACATAGCTGCTCCTCTGTAGAAGTACAAGATCAGTAGCAAGATCAGTACCAGAATGAAAACATAAAAGACTTTGACTAAGATTGTACACTCCATTTTAATTAGCACTTTTAAGGATATTAGATTGTACTTAACAAGAGTATACCAGCCTATTCAATCTCGAGATTCTCTTCAATGTTCTCATGACAGTTTGAGCATAGCACACACTTATGACTCTGAAAACATTCCCGCACACAGTTAAATAATATagttaaacagttaaataaaaaaggaaagaaagtgaTCAATCCATCTAGGTATGTATTCagagtatagttttttttacagGAGGAAGGCCAGAGAGCCACTGTTCCACTGTTCTCTCAGTAGAACCGCCAGCACTGTCTCCCCGGCGATTTATCAGTGTCTGGGGAGATTATGAATGTTAATAAAAAATCGGATGGATCAAAGCACTGGTATTATTTTTCAAATAATATTTTGAAAACCATCCGCTTTTTTGAACACAggctttaattttttttccgcCCTTCTATTAAAATGAACCTATCCGCTTCCATGTGGCACACAGAAACAATACAGAAACGGGAACTTTCTAGTCTGctggtttattttattttgacttaATTTCATTTCTTGTTTCAGTGTGTTCGTAACATTAAATCAGGTCATTTTTAATGTAAGACCAGAGCTTTGATTTCAGAACAGCTTtcttcttccacacacacatattcacccaAATCCTTTTGTCAGACCTCAAaaggtctttctttctttctttctttccatctctctcttctctctttactCCAGTCTCTGGCACTCTGGTCAGTCCTGAAGTTCCTTCCTTACCAGCGTCATCAGATAGCAGAATAATGATGAAAAGCCCAATCTGGCATAGTTTGTGGCCCAGCAGCTTCTGCTTATAAACGCATGGTTTCTTCAAGAACTGCACACAAGATTGCATAATGGGCACTCATTACGTAAGCAGGGAAAGATGATGATTATTTTACTATTTGGAGATGATTGGGAGCGAGAGGCTTTTTATCCTCGTGTCTCTCTCGCATGCAGCCTCTGCAGCATGGATCTAGTGCTGACCTAAAAAGATAACTCCTTTACAAGTGCTGATGAAGTTGGTGGTTCTCGCTCTCCATATGAACAGTTCCACTGTCTATGAATATATGagagtctgtgagtgagagtctgcatgtgtgtgggtgtgtgtgtgtgtgcgtgcgtgcgtgcatgcgtgcgtgcatgtatgcgtgtgatGTGTATAAGCAGGATAATCTTGCTTTTCAAGGTGTGGCattgtgattaaaaaaaaagatccaaaACACTCCGTACTGTTTGTCCTTCCTTTTGTGCCATCCTTCCTCCACAAAGAAGGGATATGTCAGCAGTGTAGACACAGGTGTTCAGGAACCCTCCATCCGTCttgttgtgtgttctgtttgtctccTGACCAGCTCCTGCCTGTGTTGTGCCACCGCGCTTtgccagacagacagtgaagtaaacacacaggcacacaatgaGGCAGAACATCTCTCTCCGCGGGCGTGTTCCATCTTGAAACCAGGCGTGCATGCTCAtgtgacaagacacacacacacacactcacacacacacacacacacacacacacacacacacacactgtaaatgtgtaaatgactAAATCCCCTCTGTGTTTTACATGTactttggttgtgtgtgtgtgtatgtgtgtcttgctTCCTCGATAATTCATTCTTTCCATTGTAGCGTCATATGtgtcatacaaacaaacacacacatacacaaacactcacacacacacacactataataataattcatctTTTGAAGACACAAAGATTGGCTTGCCTTTGTCTGTAATGGTTTTATTTCACAGCATGTGTTCACATTTAAACCATTCCATGTAGAATTCCCCCATTCGTTGTGTTACGTTTTGTGCatctatgtgggtgtgtgtgtgtgtgtgtgtgtgtgtgtgtgtgtgtgtgtgtgtgtttgtgtgtgtttgtgtgtgtgtgtgtgtgtatgtttttcgcgcgtgtatgtgtgtaaagatCTCTCAGCACATTCATAgaaaaacatctctctctctctctctctctctctctctctctctctcttctcccataTTTAGTGTGTTGTGGATTTGCCCCGCAAACTTGTTGAATCATTTCTAGATCCCCATATTGGTGCGAAAAGCCaacaatctttttttatttgtcagcTTTGAAGATGAAAGCCACCCTAAGTCCCACCAGAAATAGCCTGTATGACAGCATTCATAATCGGCATCGCACACTAAACAGGCCTGCTTGCTGCTGGAGAAATGTTCTCATTTTTTATGATGTAATGTAATCCTTACTGATGAAGGAGTACCCTTCTGCCTTGCCATCATGCAAGACTAAACTCCCCCAAACGTCCAGGCTGGTTTGGGGGATGGGAATGGCTTCCTCTAAAAGAGCCCCAAACATTCAGAATGATTTAAGATGTCTCTATTTTGGTTATCCACTCTGACGAGAGCTGGGCTTACAGAgcagtgaaatatgaaatgagAGTGTCTGAACTTTtctcacaactctctctctctcacacacacacacacacacacaacctcttgctctctctgtcttataaacacacacatactctctctctctctctctctctctctcacacacacacacacacacacacacacacacaacgtcttgctctgtctcttttacaaacacatatagtctctctctctctttctctctctctctttctctctctctctttctctctctctctctatcttttacacacacacacacactcacactctctttctctcactttctctctgtcactctctctcacacacacacactttctctctctctctcttcctctctctctgtctctctcacacacaca
Encoded here:
- the fzd10 gene encoding frizzled-10 — protein: MTVSSSKMTFLCLLLACRAALSSVISSLDPEQPGEGRCQKIAIPMCKDIGYNLTVMPNLMGHEDQNEAAIKLHEFAPLIQVGCHSHLRFFLCSLYAPMCSEKVSMPIPSCRVMCEQAQQKCSPIMEKFNFHWPDSLDCSRLPTKNDPNHLCMEAPNNGSDELSDFQPKRPSSSLGGGGGGGGVSGGGGGGGGGGGVTGSSGSGRIPAGKDVLEGGREATACGGGDPRKFHYVQKSGSCAPRCSPRVDVYWSRTDKRFAAGWMAAWSVLCFASSAFTVLTFLVDPQRFRYPERPIIFLSMSYCVYSLGFLVRLSVGSDSVACDSDAGVPYIIQEGLESTGCTVVFLVLYYFGMASSIWWVILTLTWFLAAGKKWGHEAIEAHSSYFHLAAWAVPALKTILILTMRKVAGDELTGLCYVGSMDAEALTAFVLAPLACYLAAGTCFLLSGFVALFHIRRVMRTGGENTHKLERLMVRIGVFSVLYTVPATCVIACYFYERLNMAHWRTLAIEQKCLEGGGSSSSSSSSSSSSSSLSSSSSQLQGGGSGEEGGECLLRSSIPAVEIFMVKVFMQLVVGITSGMWVWTSKTLQSWQGLFSRKLRKRTRRKAACVFTGGGRYLKPQPPTLKGHAGKYEPPMSTGPPATCV